Below is a window of Rhodamnia argentea isolate NSW1041297 chromosome 11, ASM2092103v1, whole genome shotgun sequence DNA.
AATCAGATTAAGGGGAGTCCTATAAGGATTCACGAAAAGGCATATACAGCAGCAGGATTTGAAAAATCAGTCTCACCGTGCATCTTGTCCGATGCGACCTCTGCCGGAGGATAACCTTTCCCTTTCTCTGTCACGATGTGGATCAAAACAGGACCCGGAGCCGGCATGGCTTTCACTTTCTGGAAGATCATCACGAGATCTTCGACATTGTGCCCGTCCACTGGTCCAATGTAATACAGCCCAAGCTCCTCAAAGAGCGTAGAACCGGAGGCGCTGATGAACCCCCTCGCGTATTCGTCTACTTTAGCCGCAACTTGGTGTGTCTGTCCCCCAATCTGCCTTGTAATGCTCTTTGCAAACAAACAGGAGTGCCAACCAATCTTTAGTTCAGGTAAGGATTGATAGAAATGCGCATATCACTACACGAAATCGGTGAGATGCTCACTTTGGCAGCCTCCCGGAGCTTGCGGAAATTCCTGCTTGCTTGGAGTTTGGTGAGCGCACTGCTGAGGGCGCCGACCGGGGTCGCAGGGCCATCGAGAGTAGCGGTAGGCAAAGAAACTTGCTTGTTGTCATTCAACACGATAATTAGATTAGAATCTAAGAAACCGGCGTTGTTCATAGCTTCGTACGCTTGACCGGCCGTCATGGCTCCATCTCCTATCACGGAAATGACATTGTTGTTCTTCCCCTGGAGATCTCTCCCAACCGCCATACCTTTTCATCATTCACAAGAAAGAGTTAGCATCATGTTTTTGGTGGAAAATGGACTTTCGAAGTTAGAATTCATACCAAGACCGGCCGAGATGCTCGTTGAACTGTGACCCACGCCAAATGTATCATAAACACTCTCATCCCTTTTGGGAAACCCCGAAAGCCCTGAAGTTTTCCGAATTGTGTCCATCCGAGACCGCCGGCCGGTCAGAATCTTGTGGGGGTATGACTGCAAAAATTATCAATTCAGTGTTCATAAATAGATTCTTGCCATCAGGAGGATCGACATCAATTGACTCGACAGATTTTTGATGCTGTCTTTCTCCGTGATTTCGCCCCGGACTCGACATTTCTCATCTTCAACTGATGAATTTTGTTAAGACTTATACCTGATGTCCCACGTCCCATAAGATTTTGTCTTCTGGGGCATTGAAAACATGGTGAAGAGCGACCGTGAGTTCCACCACGCCGAGGCTCGAGCTCAGATGACCGCCCGTCTTTGACACCGAGTGCACTATCTCTGCCCTTAGCTCTGCTGCCAATTGTTCAAGATCCTAACACACATTATTCGTTCAAATTAAACTAGTCACCCCGAAATTCGCAAAGAAACCAGGGAAGGAGAATCATTCTACATATAATATTCGAAGCCGGACATTGGTAAAGTCATTTCATCCAAGTATGAAACCAAGCCTTGATCTGACAGATTGAATGATCACTGTTAGATCGGAGAGGTCAGGGACTATGAATATTACCGGCGTTGACAAGTTCTTCATATGAACCGGATAATTCACCGTGTCGAGCAAAGGCGTGGCGGGTTTGTCCCCAGAGAAGTCGATAAACCACTCATCACTCTCCTTCCGCAGCATCACCTTGCCCTTCCCTTCCTCGCCAtcagagctcgagctcgagctagAAGACGAAGCTCTCACGCACAGCTGAAacacgaaaaaaagaaaaacacgagATACACCATTCAAACGTCCGCAACTCCAAGCACCCCGCAACATAAACCATGGGGGGAGGAAGAATTTTGAGAGGCTTACCGTGAAACCATTGCTGGGTGCTCTGCCCCCACTGCCGAGCGATCCCGCGGAAGGCTTCTTCAGTTGTGGTTGGggatgaggaaagagagagTGGTTCAGGGTGAAGGAGGCTCCGGAAACAGCCATGGATGGATGAAGATCGAATGATGCTTAGTTCCAGAGAGTTGAAGATGCCTGGATGCAAACCGCAGAGA
It encodes the following:
- the LOC115739405 gene encoding probable 1-deoxy-D-xylulose-5-phosphate synthase 2, chloroplastic, which translates into the protein MAVSGASFTLNHSLFPHPQPQLKKPSAGSLGSGGRAPSNGFTLCVRASSSSSSSSSDGEEGKGKVMLRKESDEWFIDFSGDKPATPLLDTVNYPVHMKNLSTPDLEQLAAELRAEIVHSVSKTGGHLSSSLGVVELTVALHHVFNAPEDKILWDVGHQSYPHKILTGRRSRMDTIRKTSGLSGFPKRDESVYDTFGVGHSSTSISAGLGMAVGRDLQGKNNNVISVIGDGAMTAGQAYEAMNNAGFLDSNLIIVLNDNKQVSLPTATLDGPATPVGALSSALTKLQASRNFRKLREAAKSITRQIGGQTHQVAAKVDEYARGFISASGSTLFEELGLYYIGPVDGHNVEDLVMIFQKVKAMPAPGPVLIHIVTEKGKGYPPAEVASDKMHGVVKFDPSTGKQFKTKSPTLSYTQYFAESLIKEAEVDNKIVAIHAAMGGGTGLNYFQKRFPDRCFDVGIAEQHAVTFAAGLATEGLKPFCAIYSSFLQRGYDQVVHDVDLQKLPVRFAMDRAGLVGADGPTHCGAFDITYMACLPNMVVMAPSDEAELMHMVATAASIDDRPSCFRFPRGNGVGATLPPSNKGIPLEIGKGRILQEGSRIAILGYGSIVQQCVAAANMLKSIDIDITLADARFCKPLDTDLIAQLANHHEILITIEEGSVGGFGSHVSHFLSLSGILDGPLKLRAMVLPDRYIEHGAPQDQLEEAGLSSRHICATVLSLLGRQKEAFQFK